Below is a window of Candidatus Eisenbacteria bacterium DNA.
ATGCAAGAGGGACCCCGTCCAGATCGGTCGCGATTGCCTGATTGTTCACGCTCGCGTGGCCGTCGCGCAAGGCGGCCATCATCAGGTCCAGAGTGGCGTAGAAGTCGAGCTCGCTGCGGGCGGCCAGGGTGCCACGGATGGCCCGGGTCAGCTCGGCATCCCAGTCGGCGCGGACCACGTCAAAGTAAGGATAGAAGTGCTGGAGGACGTTCCACGCAATGACCACCGCGCCGGCGCGACGGGCGGTCGCGTGGGCATCCGGGTCGAAGGTCGAAAGAAGGGAGCGAAATTGTCCGGCGGTTTCAGCGACGACGCTCGGCTGCGTTCGGCCGCCGACGCTCGGCAACGCCACCGGAAAGGCGCAGCTCAGGCCCGCGCCGATTGGCTTTTCGAGCACTTCGCCGAGCGCGGGCGTGGCCTCGAAGAGCGGCTCCCGCACGGAGATCGTCTCGCTCTCGATGAGAACGCTGCGTCCGCCCTCGAAAGCGCCGCCGCCTTCCACGTGGTAGAGATAGCCGGGGCTCTTGGCGCTCCAGCCGGCGATCTCGCTCGCGCTCGACTCGAACCCGGGATTCTTGAGCTCGACGGGGCGCCAGGTATGGTCGGATTCGTGCACCGCCAGCTCGAAGAGGTCGAGCCAGAGCTTGCCGCCGCCGGCGAGGAAGCCGCCGAAGACCACCTGCTCGGCGTCGTCATCGACTTTTCCAACGATTTCGTAGGCGCGCCACTCGTGCGCCGTGACCGGGCGGTCACTCATGTTGTCGAAAAAACCGAGCTGCTTCCCTGCACGGTCGACCCGGAGCCAGAGCTGTCCCTGGCCGCCGCGGCTCGCCTCGGCTCTGACGGCGGCGCGCAGGCGGACTTCCTTGCCTCGAAGATTGGCCGCCGGCACCGATTGCGCGATCGTGCCGAACCCGTAGCCGCCCGCCTGCACTTCCGTCCCGCGGTGGGTCCGAGCGCTCAGGTACTTCCCCCCTGCGCCAAGACCGACCCCCCGATGCTGCCAGGCGACCACCTCAACTTGGGGATCACCGCGGTACTCGGCGAGGGCCGGACGGAGAGGCGACGGCGCGCGGCCCGTGCGGTAGATACGGATCGTGGGGGCTATCGGAGAGAAGAGAGAATCAAGGGTCGCGCGCAACGCAGCCGTTGGCGCGGCGAGGACCTTGTCGGCGCCGTACACGGCGAGCCGATCCCAATCGACGGCGCTCGCCTCGTCGCTGGGATGGAAGAATCGGATGTAGCCGTAGAGCTTCGCGAAGGCTCGGAGCCGCTCGACAGCGGCGGGAGTGCCCAGCTTGCTCTCCGACTTGGGGGCTACGCGTTCCGCGCGCGCCCCCCCGATCGTGACAGCGGCAAGAACCACCGTGGCCAGGATCGAGAGGCCCTGCATCCGCTTGGATCGAGGCATGGCTCACTCCCTGAGCGCGCGACCCAGGGCCGCGGCCGCTCGAGCGCGGTGGCTGAGCGCGTTCTTCTCGGTGGCGGGTAGCTCCGCGAAGGTCAGGAGGTGACCCTCGGGAATAAAGACGGGGTCGTAGCCGAACCCACCTGCCCCGCGCGGGGTATCGAGGATCCGGCCCTCGCACACCCCCTCTACGACGATATCATCGCCGCGCCCGCGCACGAGCGCAAGCACGCAGCGGAATCGAGCCGTCCGGCGCTCCGGCGGAAGGCCCGCCAGCTCGCCGAGGACGCGCTCGAGGTTCGCGCGGTCGTTCGCTCCCTCGCCCGCGTAGCGCGCGGAATGGAGCCCCGGCGCTCCGGCGAGCGCGTCCACTTCGAGGCCGGAGTCGTCTCCGAGCGAAGGGACGCCGAGCACGCGATAGACCGCCCGCGCCTTCGCGAGCGCGTTCTCTCGATAACTGGATCCGGTTTCGGGAGGAAGGGTGACCGCGGGGTATGAGCGAAGGGTCTCCAGGCGCGCGGCGATTCCCTGAAGCAGGACCGTCAACTCGCTGGCTTTTCCTTCATTCCTCGTGGCGAGGACGATCAGGTCCAAGTCTTGGGGAGCCGTCGCAGGCCGAGCGCGCGCATTTGGGAGCGGATGAGCTTTCCGACCCCCGCTTTCCCGAGCGCCATCATCACGGCCATCTCGCGCTCGCTGAAGGCCTCCCCTTCCGCGGTGCCTTGGACCTCCACGATCCGGCCGGACCCGGTCATCACGAGGTTCATATCGACCTGCGCCTGGGAATCCTCGGCGTAGCAGAGGTCGAGGCAGGGCCGGCCGTCCACGATGCCAACCGAGACCGCCGCGACGAAATCCCGCAGCGGGTCTCCCGCGATGGCGGTGCGCTTCGCGAGCCAGCGGATCGCGTCCACCAGCGCCACGTAGGCGCCCGTGATCGACGCGGTGCGAGTGCCGCCGTCCGCCTCGATCACGTCACAGTCGATCAGGATCTGGCGCTCGCCGATCGCGCTCAAGTTCGTGACCGCGCGGAGGGAGCGCCCGATCAGCCGCTGAATCTCGTGGGTGCGCCCGCCCGGGTGCCCGCGATTCACCTCACGTTGAATGCGCTCCGCGGAGGAGCGCGGGAGCATGCTGTACTCCGCGGTCACCCAGCCCCGGCCGCTGTTCCGGAGGAACGGGGGGACGCGCTCCTCGACGGTGGCTGCGCAGAGCACGCGGGTCCCGCCCATTTCGATGAGCGCCGAGCCCTCGGCGTGCTTCAGGTAGCCGCGCTTGATCGTGACCGGCCGAAGCTCCGCCATGCGCCGGCCATCGACGCGTTGGCTCAACTGGGTCATGGCGGTCCCTGGACCGGAGGGCGTTGAAACCATGGAAGATCATCTTGGGGGACGAGCCAGACCCGCCCCAGCCGCGAGCCGAGGAACCGGCGGCCGATCGCCTCGAATTGCCGCGGGATGTCGGATACGTAACATTCCAGGGATCCGCGGCCGCGCGGTGCCGGGTTCGAGTCGAGCTTGAGCGATCGCGCGAGCCGCCGCGCCGTCGCCTCGCCGGAGTCGATGAGCGTGACGCGCCGCCCGAGGACCGAGCGGATCGCGGGCTTGAACGGCGGATAGTGCGTGCACCCGAGGATCAGCGTGTCGATGTGCTTCGCGCGGAGCGGCGCCAGGTAGTCGCGGAGGACCTCCCGCGCGGCCCTGCTTCGCGCCAACCCTTCCTCCGCGAGCGGCACGAGGAGCGGGCACGGGAGCGCGTGCACGCGCGCTTTCTTCCCCGCCCGGTGCGCCGCGGCCGTGATCGCGTGCTCGTAGGCTCCACTGGCGATCGTCGCCCGCGTGCCGATCACGCCGATCCGCCCGCTCCGCGTCGCTTCGACCGCCGCCTCGGCTCCCGGCTGGATCACGCCGGCCACGGGCAGCTCCTGAAACTCCCGGGTGAGATGACGGAGGGCGACCGCGGACACCGTGTTGCAAGCCACGACGAGATGGCTCACGCCAAACTGGGTCAGAAAGCGCGCCGCCTCCCCCGCGAAGCGACGCACGGTCGCGTCGGATTTGGTCCCGTACGGCACGCGCGCGGTGTCGCCGAAGTAGACGATGTCCCAGGAAGGGAGGAGCCGCCGCAGGTGGCGCACGACGGTGAGGCCGCCGATGCCCGAATCGAAGACGCCGAGCGTGTGCTCGCGGCGGCCGGTGGGGCGGCCGTGCCCGCCTCGGAGCCCGCGCCCGTCGCGGCGGCCCCCCTTCATCGCCAATCTCTCACGAGAAGCGGCGAGAGCACGTCGAAATGTCCCCCGATCGTTTCGACCGGCTCCCCCTCGACAAGAATCATGACCCGCTCGACGCCGGGAAGGTTGTCCCCCGCCGTGCGCACGATCGAGGCGATGAGCGAGCGCTCCCGAGCGCTCCCGCCCCGGAATCCCTGCGTGAGCGCCCGGCTCCAATCGAGGTAGAGGGTCCCGCGGTCGGTCCAGTAGGTCTCGAGCAGCTCGGTCCCCTCTGGAAAGAGCGCCGTGTGCTCCTTCGAAGGCCCCGCAAGCAGCTCGCGGTAGATCGCGCGGACCTGATCGGCCGGCCGGTCCTTCACGACCACGTCCCGGTATTCCGAGACGAGCGTGTCCGCGCCGGGAACGCCGAAGTAGAGATAGGCGCCCCGGATTCCCTCGAGCTCCGAGGCGAGCGGGACCAAGCGCGGCCCCTGGGATCCCGCCTGATTCCTCACGCGGGCGATCCAGAAAAACCCGCCGACGATCGCCACGCTGCCCACGACCGCGATGACCCAGCGCCGATTGAGCCGATTCACGTGGGGCCCCGCACCAGATCCTGGATGGTCTGCGCGACGATCCTTGCGATCTCGCGAATCGAGTAGCCCTGGAGGCTCATCGCTTCCGGTCCGCCCTTCGGAGCGGGCGCGCACTCGAGGAAAACCGCCGGTGAGGCGACCGACTCCAGGACGCTGAGCCTCCCCGTGCGGAAGACAACGCTCGTCTGCGGGAAGCTTCGCGCGAGCGCGTCCGCGATCGCCTGACCGACCGCCATGCTCGTTCCGGTGGAGGGATTTTGCGCGGAGTCCCACGAATGCATCTCGGCCCCTCCCTCGCCTCCCAAGGTGAGCGGCAGCCGGTCCGCCGCCCCGGGAGCCGGTGTCGGGGAGAGCGCGTAGACGCGGAACCCGCCCGCGCGAATCAGTCCCTCGGCGTCGAAATGGACGCTCAGGAAGAGCTCCCCCCCCGATTCGTTCGCGATCTCCGCGCGTCGCGAGACCCGTACGTCGGAATCCCAGTCGCGGGTGAGCACGACGCGCACACCGAGGCGGTCTTGGAGCTCCGCGCGGAGCGCGCGCGCGAGGTCCAAGGCGGCTTCTTTCTCCGACCCACCCTTCGGAAGCGGCGCGCCCGGATCACTCCCGCCGTGGCCCGGATCGATCACGATCGTGCGGATTCTATGATCCCGGCCCCCGAGCGGAAGGGGCTCGAGCTTGGAGAATATTCCCGATTGAACGAGGTCGTGATCATCGGTCACCGCGAGCTTCAAACGGTTCGAGCTTACCGAAACGGAATAGCCCTGTGTGCCGGGTGTGAGAACGAGGCGGATCTCGACGCCGTCGGGTGTCTCTTGGATGGTGCCGCTCAAGACCGCGCCGCCCGAGAAGATGCGCGCCGAATCGAGGGTTCCCCCTTCGAACAGAAGCCTGAGCTCGCTCGGGGTCGCGTAGATCAAGCGGGGGGAGAGCGTCTTGAGGAGCGTCGCGGAGACCTCGGTGACGCGCCCGCGCACCCAGAGCTGCGCCTGTCGAACGGTGTGGACCGGCGACCGGAAGCGAATCGTGCGCGAGGGCACATCCCAACCCGCGCTGGTGACGATGCCCCAGTCCACGAGGTCCCCCAGCACCGATTCCGGAACGTAAACCGCTCCCTGAACCAGGCGTGGAGGCAGAACCAGGTTCTTCGCGCTCTCGTCGACGAGCACGATCGGCGCATCGACCGTGAACCGGATCGTATGGTCCCCGAGCCGCAGCGAGAGCTTCCGCAGCTCAGGGCGCCAATACTTCGTCGCGCGGAAGACGCGCGAGAGATCGTTCGTGGAGAGGTAGCGGATCCCGCCGAGCGTGATGGGCTCGATCCGCTCGGGCGACTGCGGATCGGGATAGATCACCGCGATCGAGGACGCGCCTTGGATCGCGAGCGCGGCGGGGATGGCGAGCGCAACGAGAGGAGCGGCGACCAGCGCGACGAGGGCGCGGCCGACGCGCGTGGCGCGGGTCACTCGGGACGCTCTCCCCGCATGATGCCGCGGATCTCCCGGCGGCTTCGGCGCTCGTCCAGCTTCGCGCGCTTGTCGTAGCTCCTCCGCCCCTTCACGAGCGCCAGCTCGACCTTCACCTTGCCCCGGCGGAAATAGAGAGAGAGCGGCACGATCGTGAGCCCGGACTCATCGAGGCGCGTTTGCAGGCGGCGAATCTCGGCCCGGTGCATGAGGAGCCGCCGCGGCCGCGTCGGTTCGTGGTTCGTGTAACTCCCGGGATCATAGATCGAGATGTGGGCATTCTTGAGGTAGAGCTCTCCGTTTTCGACCATCGCGTAGGCATCGACGAGCTGCGCCTTC
It encodes the following:
- a CDS encoding peptidase S41 — its product is MPRSKRMQGLSILATVVLAAVTIGGARAERVAPKSESKLGTPAAVERLRAFAKLYGYIRFFHPSDEASAVDWDRLAVYGADKVLAAPTAALRATLDSLFSPIAPTIRIYRTGRAPSPLRPALAEYRGDPQVEVVAWQHRGVGLGAGGKYLSARTHRGTEVQAGGYGFGTIAQSVPAANLRGKEVRLRAAVRAEASRGGQGQLWLRVDRAGKQLGFFDNMSDRPVTAHEWRAYEIVGKVDDDAEQVVFGGFLAGGGKLWLDLFELAVHESDHTWRPVELKNPGFESSASEIAGWSAKSPGYLYHVEGGGAFEGGRSVLIESETISVREPLFEATPALGEVLEKPIGAGLSCAFPVALPSVGGRTQPSVVAETAGQFRSLLSTFDPDAHATARRAGAVVIAWNVLQHFYPYFDVVRADWDAELTRAIRGTLAARSELDFYATLDLMMAALRDGHASVNNQAIATDLDGVPLAFDWIEGAVTVTASRVPEVVPGDVVVSVDGVPALTALERTEARVSGSPQWRRVRALRKFGRGKKDSLARLVLRRDGRAIKVHLVRGTRDIPAEARPDSIARLADGVYYVDLTRAAMPEITPRLSTLAAARGVVFDMRGYPKDSGEEVLQHLTDTPIQSAKWNVPRILYPDRERIAGWDTTGRWSLEPEKPRLGGKVVFLTDAHAISYAESIMGIVEHYRLGEIVGQTTAGTNGNVNVIRLPGGYSVRFTGMKVLKHDGSQHHLVGIRPTVPVARTRAALRAGRDELLERALQLIPG
- the rdgB gene encoding RdgB/HAM1 family non-canonical purine NTP pyrophosphatase; the protein is MDLIVLATRNEGKASELTVLLQGIAARLETLRSYPAVTLPPETGSSYRENALAKARAVYRVLGVPSLGDDSGLEVDALAGAPGLHSARYAGEGANDRANLERVLGELAGLPPERRTARFRCVLALVRGRGDDIVVEGVCEGRILDTPRGAGGFGYDPVFIPEGHLLTFAELPATEKNALSHRARAAAALGRALRE
- a CDS encoding ribonuclease PH, producing the protein MTQLSQRVDGRRMAELRPVTIKRGYLKHAEGSALIEMGGTRVLCAATVEERVPPFLRNSGRGWVTAEYSMLPRSSAERIQREVNRGHPGGRTHEIQRLIGRSLRAVTNLSAIGERQILIDCDVIEADGGTRTASITGAYVALVDAIRWLAKRTAIAGDPLRDFVAAVSVGIVDGRPCLDLCYAEDSQAQVDMNLVMTGSGRIVEVQGTAEGEAFSEREMAVMMALGKAGVGKLIRSQMRALGLRRLPKTWT
- a CDS encoding glutamate racemase; this translates as MKGGRRDGRGLRGGHGRPTGRREHTLGVFDSGIGGLTVVRHLRRLLPSWDIVYFGDTARVPYGTKSDATVRRFAGEAARFLTQFGVSHLVVACNTVSAVALRHLTREFQELPVAGVIQPGAEAAVEATRSGRIGVIGTRATIASGAYEHAITAAAHRAGKKARVHALPCPLLVPLAEEGLARSRAAREVLRDYLAPLRAKHIDTLILGCTHYPPFKPAIRSVLGRRVTLIDSGEATARRLARSLKLDSNPAPRGRGSLECYVSDIPRQFEAIGRRFLGSRLGRVWLVPQDDLPWFQRPPVQGPP
- a CDS encoding GerMN domain-containing protein — encoded protein: MRARSEGRTGSDEPPGLLDSRDRKDRRADHPGSGAGPHVNRLNRRWVIAVVGSVAIVGGFFWIARVRNQAGSQGPRLVPLASELEGIRGAYLYFGVPGADTLVSEYRDVVVKDRPADQVRAIYRELLAGPSKEHTALFPEGTELLETYWTDRGTLYLDWSRALTQGFRGGSARERSLIASIVRTAGDNLPGVERVMILVEGEPVETIGGHFDVLSPLLVRDWR
- the smpB gene encoding SsrA-binding protein SmpB, producing MICTNRKARHDYTIIETFESGIELRGTEVKSLRDAKAQLVDAYAMVENGELYLKNAHISIYDPGSYTNHEPTRPRRLLMHRAEIRRLQTRLDESGLTIVPLSLYFRRGKVKVELALVKGRRSYDKRAKLDERRSRREIRGIMRGERPE